The following nucleotide sequence is from Dyella sp. BiH032.
TTGTCCTTCAGCAGCACGGGGATGCCGTGCAACGGGCCTTTCGACTTCCGCTTATCGAGCTCCGCGGCGAGCCGCAGCGCGTCCGGATTCGTTTCCAGCACCGAGCGCAGCGCCGGGCCCTCCTGGTCGATGCGCTTGATCCGCTCGAGAAAGAGCCGGGCCAGCGCCTCGCTGCGCAGCTGGCCCGCATCCATGCGCTGGTGCAGTTCCTTGATCGATGCCCAGGCCAGCACTGGATCGGCCTGCTGGGCGGACAGCGGCAGGCTGGCGGACAGCAGGGCGGCGAGCGAAAGCGAGAGTGGCAGGCGGGTCACGGCAGGTCTCCGGTCGTGCGGCATGATGTCGCGAGCCCGCATCGTAGCGGCATCCATCCGGGCGCGACGCAAGGTGGCGCATATAATCGGTCGATGAATACGAGAGCCAAGCTGTGCCAGGCCAGGCGTGCGGGGTCCGCCTTCCTGCTGTTGGTTGCCGCATGGTGCTTCGGTGCCGCGCATGCCCAGGCGGCGGGCGGCGCGCCGGCGGTGCCGGACACGCTCAAGCAGCGCATCGCCAGTTGCACCGGCTGCCATGGCGAGCACGGCGAAGGCACGCCAGAGAGCGGCTTCTTTCCGCGCCTGGCCGGCAAACCGGCCGGCTATCTGGCGCGCCAGCTGAAGGATTTCCAGGACGGCCTGCGCAAGTACGGCCCGATGGAATACACCGTGCGTTACCTCACTCCCGAATACATGCAGGAAATCGCCGCGTACTTCGCGGCGCAGGACGTGCCGTATGCGCGCTCGCCACTGCCGCGACTCTCGGCCGAGGCGCTCCGGCGCGGCGAGGAGCTGGCCACCAAGGGCGATCCCGCCCGCGAGATTCCGCCCTGCGCCGCGTGCCACGGCACGCAGTTCACCGGGGTGCAGCCGGATGTCCCCGGCCTGGTCGGCCTGCCGTATGACTACATCAGTTCGCAGCTGGGTTCCTGGCGCACCCGGACGCGCGCCACCGTGGCGCCCGATTGCATGGCGGACATCGCCAATCGCCTGAGCGCGGACGACATCAGCGCCGTGTCGGCATGGCTGGCCAGCCGCGAGCTGCCGTCGGACATGCACGCGCAACCTGCGGGTTCGATCACGCCGCCGCTGCACTGCGGTGTGCTGGGCGGAGGCACGGGCTCATGAAGATCTTCCGCATCGGTATCGCCGTCGCACTGGTGCTCGGCCTGCTGCTGGCCGGCTGGCTGTTCCTGCGCGGCGGGCCGTCGTCCGTGCCGCGCGAGGCGAGCAAGGTGGACGCCGCGGCGCTCAAGGACCCTGCGCTCGTCGCCAGAGGCGAATACCTCACCATCGTCGGCGACTGCGCTTCCTGCCATACGGAGCAGGGCGGGCCTCGCTTCGCGGGCGGCCGCGTGGTGGGTACGCCTTTCGGCGACGTCCCTGCCCCCAATCTCACCCCCGATCCGGCCACGGGATTGGGCGAGTGGAGTTTCGAGGCGTTCTGGCAGGCGCTGCACGCGGGCGTCGATCGTCACGGACAGTTCCTGTATCCGGCCTTCCCCTACACCTCGTACACCAAGGTGTCGCGCGACGACGCGCTAGCCATCTTTGCCTACCTGCAGTCGCTGCCGCCGGTGCGCCAGCCTGCCAAGCCGCTCGGCCTGGGCTTTCCGTACAGCGTTCGCAACACGCTCAAGGCGTGGCGCGCGCTGTACTTCAGGGAAGGCGAATACGTGCCTGACCCGGCCAAGTCCGCCGCGTGGAATCGCGGCGCGTACCTGGTGCAAGGCCTCGGCCATTGCAACGAGTGCCACGTAGCGCGCGATGCGCTCGGCGGCATGCGCAGCGACCAGTCGCTGTCGGGCGGACAGATTCCCGTGCAGAACTGGTACGCCCCCGACCTCAGCACACAGGCCAACGGTGGCCTCGACGGATGGAACGAGCAGGACATCGTCGCTCTGCTGAAGACCGGCCAGTCCGCCAAGGGTACCGCCTTCGGCCCGATGGCCGAAGTGGTGGCGCGCAGCACGCAGCACATGACCGACGAAGATCTGCGCGCGATCGCGACGTACCTGCAGTCGCTTCCCGCGCGGCCCCGCGTGTCGTACGAGACCTCGCCGCTCGACACCACGGCAATCCTCGCCCAGGGTGCCAAGGTCTATGACACCCGCTGCGCGGACTGCCACGGCAAGGACGGCCATGGCGTGACCGGCGTCTATCCGCCGCTGAGCGGCAATTCCTCGGTCAACGAGCCCACCGGCATCAATGCCATTCGCGTGGTGCTGCTGGGCGGCTTCCCGCCGGCGACCAAGGGCAATCCGCGGCCGTACTCGATGCCGCCGTTTGCCCAGCAGCTCAGCGATAGCGACGTCGCTGCGGTGGTGACCTACATCCGCCAGTCCTGGGGCAATACGGCGCCGCTGGTGCAGGAACGCGACGTGATCAAGTACCGGCACACGCCGATCGACTGACCTTCCCCATGCTTCCTGCACGCATCGCCCCGGGCATCGACCGGGGCGATGCCGTTTCCGCCATGCCGCTCAGTAGCTGCGGCCGTCGACCGGCACGCGCTTGAGGGCGGAAAGGTCCAGCCCTTCCAGGCAGCGCGCATTGATCGCCGCCATCGCCTTGCCATCCGGACCCGTGCCGGTGGCAAAAGGAGCGCAGCCGCAGTGCGCGCAGAAATGGTGGTCGATCACATGCCTGTTGAAGTGATACGTGCTGAGCTTGCCTTCGTCGGCATGCACGCGCGTCTGTTCGCGCGGAACGAACCAGAGCAGGTAGCCCTTGCGGCTGCAATGCGAGCAATTGCATTCCATGACCTGATCGGGCGATGCGTCGACTTCCAGCGTGATCGCGCCACAGTGGCAGCTGCCTTTGAGCATGACTTTTCTCTCCGTGTCGATGGGATAAATCGGACCCTACGGGCCGAATGGGCGATCGGCCATAAGCGACGCTGCGCGGACCGTCTCGACGAAGGCCGCCAGCGCCATCCACGGCGCGAGATCCCAATGCCCCCGTGCCTGGCCCGATGGCGACGGCAACACGAACAGGCGCGTGGTTCCGATGGTTTCCGGTTGTGGTCCATACCCGGCCGCGCGGCCTAGCGCGCCCCGTGCCGCGGCCTTGCTGGTGAACGCGACCACGCCCGGCGCGAACCGCTCGATCTTCGCGCGCAGCGCTGGGATGTCGAAAGCATCGCGCGGCAGTTCGTCATCATTGCCGACGTGGCGCTTGGCCAGGTCGGTCAGCCCCACGCCGTAAGCCGGCAGCAGCGGATATTCCGCCGGTGCCAACAGGCGCGGCGTCAGGCCCGCCGCGTGCAGCGCGCGCCAGAACATGTTGCCGGGGTGCGCATAGTAGGCACGCTCCGCGGCGGAGCGCTTGCCCGCTGCCGTGCCGCAGAACACCAGCCCCAGGCCGGGTTGCAGCACGTCGGGAAGGATGTGCGTGGTGTCAGTGCGGTCCATCGGCCAGCAGGAAATCGGTGTACTGGAAACGTCCGTCGCGCAGCGTGGATTCGCCCCGCCGCAGCGCCAGCGGCCGGCGGAACAGCGGTCCTCCGAAACAGAGCGTATGGAACTCCCCGCGCTCGCCGCAGGGATCGACGCCGGCGGGCAGGGTGTCCAGCAGCGCATTGTCGAAGGCCTGCCCGCAGAAGGATGGGTCCAGCTGTTGCGTATCGACACAGCAAAGCGCCGCGCGATGTCCCTCGCCGACAAAGCGGCGCGCGAGCGCCGTGGTGTCCTCGCCCCAGAGCGGAAAGACCGCCCGCCATCCTTCGCGGCCGAGCTGGCGCACGCGGTAGTCGCGCACGTCGGCGAGAAACAGATCGCCGAACGCGCAATGCCGCACGCCCGGCCAGAGCCTGCGAGCTTCGGCCAGCGCACGAGCCTGCGCCGCTTCGTAGGCCTCATTGGCGCCCGGCCAGTCCAGCTCCGCCTCGAGCAGCGGCAGGCCGAGGGCTTCCGCCTGTGCATGCAGCACATCGCGCCGGGTGCCGTGCATGGCGACGCGCTGATAGGTGCGGTTGACCGTCGCGAGTAGGCCCACGGGCTGCCAGCGCGGCTCCCGCAGCAGGTGCTGCAGGGCCATCAGGCAGTCCTTGCCGCCACTCCACGCCAGCAGGATGGGAACCGGTTGCATGGCGCTACTTTAGGGCCTGTTTCGCGCTTCCGCGTGGCGCCGCCTTAAGGTGCCGACCACGCGCCCTGGACATGGCCTGCGGCAGGGTAGGAGCGTCGTCGTCGCAGCACGGGCATGACCATCGATCTCGCCAGTTTCTGGAACGACCACCCCCTCGGCCGCCTGGGCATCACGCTGGCGGTCGCGCTGGCGATCGCCTTCGTGGTCCGCCGCGTGGCCTACGCGACGTTGCGGCGCCTGGCCCGACGGCACCCCGCCGTCTACGGCATGGTGAGCCGCGCCAGCGCCCCGATGGAATGGCTGGTGCCACTGCTGACGGTCGCGGTGGCGCTGCGCATCACGCCGGACGTGGACTCCCTGCGCGGGATCGGCGGCCTTCATCAACTGCTGTTGGTAGCGCTCATCGCCACGGTGACCTGGCTGGTAGTGCGCTGCATCGGGGCGCTGGAGGACCTGACCATCCGGCTGCACCCCATCGACTTGTCCGACAACCTGCGTGCGCGCAGCGTCGTCACGCAGGTGCGGGTGCTGAGCCGTTCGGCCATGGTGCTCGCCGTGCTGGCGGGGTTGGCCGCCGTGCTCATGACGATTCCCGGCGTGCGCCAGTTCGGCGCCAGCCTGCTGGCCTCCGCGGGCCTGGCCGGCCTGGCGCTCGGCATCGCCGCCAAGCCGGTGCTGAGCAATCTGATCGCGGGCCTGCAGATCGCCCTGGCGCAACCCATCCGGCTGGACGACGTGGTGATCGTGCAAGGGGAATGGGGGCGCATCGAAGAGATCACCGGCACCTACGTGGTCGTGCGCATCTGGGACGAGCGCCGGCTCATCGTGCCGCTGAACTATTTCATCGAGAACCCCTTCGAGAACTGGACGCGCCGCACCGCGCGGCTGATCGGCACCGTGTTCCTGTGGGTGGATTACCGCCTGCCGATGGCGCCGTTGCGCATGGAACTGGAGCGGCTCTGTCGCGAGGCGCCCGAATGGGACGGCCGCGTCTGCGTGCTGCAGGTGACGGACGCCAGCGAGCACGCCATGCAACTGCGCGCGCTGGTCAGTTCGGCCGACTCGAGCCGGGGCTGGGATCTGCGTTGTCGCATCCGCGAAGGACTGATTGCCTTCGTCCAGCGTGAATACCCGGATTACCTGCCCACCACGCGGATCCGCTGGGACGGCGCTCGCGACGGCCCCGCCGCGCCCGCCCCGGAAAGCGGCACCGGCACGGCTTGAATCAATCCCACGCCAGCTGCGCCTGCAGCCGCTGGTCCGGACCCAGCCGGAACGACAAGTGCATGCCCAGCGCCTCTGCCGCGGCGAGGGCGAGCGCCAGGCCCAGGCCGGCATGGCCGGGGTGCTCGGGCTGCTTGCGCCAGAAACGCTGGCCGAGGCTGGGAAGGTCTGCCGGCTGCAGGGTCGGGGCGGCGTTGTCGACGAGGATGGCGCGTGTGTCCGCCGTCAGGTGCACGGTGTCGCCTTCGGGGGAATAGGCACAGGCATTCCCGAGGAGGTTGGCCACCACGATCTCGAGCAGGCCGGGATCGGTGTCGATGATGCCGGCCTGGTCCAGGGCCAGCTCCAGCTGGACGCCGCGCGCCTGGGCCGCCTGGCGGTGGCGCAAGGCCAGCCGGCCGATCCACAGACCCAGGCTGAGCGGCTGCGGGCGCGGGCGCTCCAGGCCCGCCTGCAGGCGCGTCAGCAGCAGCAGGGCAGTCACCGTGGCTTCGAGCTCGGCGCTGATGTGCCCGACCTCCGCCATCAGCTCGGGCACGCCACGGCCAGTGGGATAGCGCGTCTCCACCTCGGTCAGGACGCGCAGCTCGGCCAGCCGGGTGCGCGTCTCGTGCGCCAGGCCGCTGGCGAACTGGCGTTCGCGTGCCAGGCCCTCGTCCATGCGCGCGAGCACTTCGTTGAAGCGGTCCACGAGCGGGTCCAGCTCGCGCAGCCCGCTGCGTTCCAGCCGCCCTCCCGGCGCGTTGGGGCCGATCGCGGCCATGCGCTCGACCAGGGCCCGGACCGGGCGCAGGCCGTGCCTCACGATCCACGGCACCGCCACCAGCGCGAGGCACAGGGCCAGTGCCGGGCCGAGCGCCAGGATCCAGTCCAGCGCCAGCAGGATCTGCTCGAACGGCCGGCGATCCTGCTGGTAGAGCAGGGCGCAGGTACGCAGGGGCATAGCTGCACGGCGGCCCGAGCCGCCGTTGCGGTCGCGGGCCACCCCCACCGACATGTCGAACGTGAACATCACGCTCCCGACCGGCAGGCCATGCGCCTCCATGCGGGTGAAGCGGGGCTCCGGGCGGGCGCCGGCAGGCCAGCCGGCCGGCACCTCGGTCGGGGCGGGGTCGCTGCGCAGCGGCGGGAGGCCCGGGCAGCGCAGTTCGTAGAACGCGGGCACCTCGCCCGCGAGCAGGCTGGCCCGGGCATAGCTGTCGGGGGTGTCCTGCTCCAGTTCGATCAGCGCCGCGAGCGTGCGCGCCTGGGCCAGCAGGGTCTGCTGGTACTTCGCCTCCAGCTCGTCGTCCATCCGCCAGTCCATCAGCAGCGCGCCGGCGCCCATCACGGCCAGGCCCGTCACCAGCAGCAGCAGCGTGATGCGGTTGGACAGCGAGCCCAGAGTCATGGGATGTGAGTCATGGGATGAGGTAGCCGGCCCCTCGCCGCGTCTCGATCAGACCCTCCAGGCCGGCCGCGTCCAGCTTGCGGCGCAGGCCGAACACCAGCACCTCCACGCTGCGGTCGGAGACGTCGGTATCGCTGCCGGCGGTGCGCTCGAGGATTTCCTGCCGCGTGAACGCCCGGCCCCGATGACGCAACAGCAGGCCCAGCACGGCGAACTCGCGCGGCGTCAGCGCCAGCGCCTCGTCGTTCACGCGGGCCAGGTGGGAGCGCGGATCCCAGGACAGCGGCCCGTGCGTCAGCACCGTGGGCTGGGCCTCCTGGGGGCGCCGCGCCAGGGCGTGCAGGCGCGCCACCAGCTCGTCGAACGAGAACGGCTTGATCAGATAGTCGTCGGCGCCCGCGTTGAGCGCCTCGATCCGGTCCGCGACCTGGTCGCGGGCCGACAGCACCAGCACGCGGGGACGCGGGCCGCCGCCGGGCAGGCTGTTGAGCACGGCGATGCCGTCCAGGCGGGGCAGCATCAGATCGAGCACCACCAGGTCGTAGGCGAAGCCGCCCAGGTAGTTCCGGGCCTCGACTCCGTCCTGGGCCGCGTCGACGGTGAAGCCCGCGCCCTGCAGGCCATGTCTCAGCGTGGCGCGCAGGCGCTCGGAGTCCTCTACCAGCAACAGCTTCATGGTTTCCCCTGTGGTCGGGCGGATCGTGTCAGGCGCGCAGCTTAGAGCCTGTCCGGGCCTTCCGCGTAGCCCCGCCCGCCGACAACGGGGCGGACGGAAAAAAATGCCGCCCGGATCATGCAACCTGGCGGGCCGCCGGCGCTCTAAGAACGGGGCCGGCCGCGTGTCCGGGGTGCGCACTGGCGCATCGACGCCCGTCCGCCCAGCCGCTATAAAGGCCCTCCGAGAGGGAGTGTTCGGTGAGTGAAGAAATACTGATCAACGTGACGCCGCGCGAAACCCGCGTCGGCGTGGTGGAAAACGGCATGCTGCAGGAAGTGCATGTCGAGCGAGCCTCCCGCCGCGGCTATGTGGGCAACGTCTACAAGGGACGCGTGCAGCGGGTGATGCCCGGCATGCAGGCGGTATTCGTGGACATCGGCCTGGAGCGCGCCGCGTTCCTGCACGCGTCGGACATCGTGCGCCCACCGCTGCCGGCGGCCGAGGGTGCCGATGCGATGCCGGTCGCGAACGGCCATACGCCGTCGATCACCGAGCTGGTCCATGAAGGCCAGGAGATCGTGGTGCAGGTGGTCAAGGACCCGATCGGCACCAAGGGCGCCCGGCTTTCCACCCATCTTTCGATTCCCTCGCGCTACCTCGTGCTGCTACCCCATGCGCGCACGCTGGGCATCTCCGCGCGCATCGAAGACGAGGCCGAGCGCCAGCGCCTGAAGGAAGTGATGACCTCGCTGATCGGCGAGAACCCCCTCGGCTACATCGTGCGCACCAACGCCGAGGAACAGACCGCCGAATCGCTGGCCTTCGACGTCACCTACCTGGGCAAGGTGTGGCGCGTAGTGCAGGAAAACATCGCCAAGTCCAAGGTCGGCGAACGCGTGTACGAGGAGCTGTCGCTGCCGTTGCGCAGCC
It contains:
- a CDS encoding ATP-binding protein, whose protein sequence is MQPVPILLAWSGGKDCLMALQHLLREPRWQPVGLLATVNRTYQRVAMHGTRRDVLHAQAEALGLPLLEAELDWPGANEAYEAAQARALAEARRLWPGVRHCAFGDLFLADVRDYRVRQLGREGWRAVFPLWGEDTTALARRFVGEGHRAALCCVDTQQLDPSFCGQAFDNALLDTLPAGVDPCGERGEFHTLCFGGPLFRRPLALRRGESTLRDGRFQYTDFLLADGPH
- a CDS encoding c-type cytochrome, coding for MVAAWCFGAAHAQAAGGAPAVPDTLKQRIASCTGCHGEHGEGTPESGFFPRLAGKPAGYLARQLKDFQDGLRKYGPMEYTVRYLTPEYMQEIAAYFAAQDVPYARSPLPRLSAEALRRGEELATKGDPAREIPPCAACHGTQFTGVQPDVPGLVGLPYDYISSQLGSWRTRTRATVAPDCMADIANRLSADDISAVSAWLASRELPSDMHAQPAGSITPPLHCGVLGGGTGS
- a CDS encoding cytochrome c, which encodes MKIFRIGIAVALVLGLLLAGWLFLRGGPSSVPREASKVDAAALKDPALVARGEYLTIVGDCASCHTEQGGPRFAGGRVVGTPFGDVPAPNLTPDPATGLGEWSFEAFWQALHAGVDRHGQFLYPAFPYTSYTKVSRDDALAIFAYLQSLPPVRQPAKPLGLGFPYSVRNTLKAWRALYFREGEYVPDPAKSAAWNRGAYLVQGLGHCNECHVARDALGGMRSDQSLSGGQIPVQNWYAPDLSTQANGGLDGWNEQDIVALLKTGQSAKGTAFGPMAEVVARSTQHMTDEDLRAIATYLQSLPARPRVSYETSPLDTTAILAQGAKVYDTRCADCHGKDGHGVTGVYPPLSGNSSVNEPTGINAIRVVLLGGFPPATKGNPRPYSMPPFAQQLSDSDVAAVVTYIRQSWGNTAPLVQERDVIKYRHTPID
- a CDS encoding mechanosensitive ion channel domain-containing protein → MTIDLASFWNDHPLGRLGITLAVALAIAFVVRRVAYATLRRLARRHPAVYGMVSRASAPMEWLVPLLTVAVALRITPDVDSLRGIGGLHQLLLVALIATVTWLVVRCIGALEDLTIRLHPIDLSDNLRARSVVTQVRVLSRSAMVLAVLAGLAAVLMTIPGVRQFGASLLASAGLAGLALGIAAKPVLSNLIAGLQIALAQPIRLDDVVIVQGEWGRIEEITGTYVVVRIWDERRLIVPLNYFIENPFENWTRRTARLIGTVFLWVDYRLPMAPLRMELERLCREAPEWDGRVCVLQVTDASEHAMQLRALVSSADSSRGWDLRCRIREGLIAFVQREYPDYLPTTRIRWDGARDGPAAPAPESGTGTA
- a CDS encoding response regulator transcription factor translates to MKLLLVEDSERLRATLRHGLQGAGFTVDAAQDGVEARNYLGGFAYDLVVLDLMLPRLDGIAVLNSLPGGGPRPRVLVLSARDQVADRIEALNAGADDYLIKPFSFDELVARLHALARRPQEAQPTVLTHGPLSWDPRSHLARVNDEALALTPREFAVLGLLLRHRGRAFTRQEILERTAGSDTDVSDRSVEVLVFGLRRKLDAAGLEGLIETRRGAGYLIP
- a CDS encoding ATP-binding protein, which produces MTLGSLSNRITLLLLVTGLAVMGAGALLMDWRMDDELEAKYQQTLLAQARTLAALIELEQDTPDSYARASLLAGEVPAFYELRCPGLPPLRSDPAPTEVPAGWPAGARPEPRFTRMEAHGLPVGSVMFTFDMSVGVARDRNGGSGRRAAMPLRTCALLYQQDRRPFEQILLALDWILALGPALALCLALVAVPWIVRHGLRPVRALVERMAAIGPNAPGGRLERSGLRELDPLVDRFNEVLARMDEGLARERQFASGLAHETRTRLAELRVLTEVETRYPTGRGVPELMAEVGHISAELEATVTALLLLTRLQAGLERPRPQPLSLGLWIGRLALRHRQAAQARGVQLELALDQAGIIDTDPGLLEIVVANLLGNACAYSPEGDTVHLTADTRAILVDNAAPTLQPADLPSLGQRFWRKQPEHPGHAGLGLALALAAAEALGMHLSFRLGPDQRLQAQLAWD
- a CDS encoding GFA family protein, with product MLKGSCHCGAITLEVDASPDQVMECNCSHCSRKGYLLWFVPREQTRVHADEGKLSTYHFNRHVIDHHFCAHCGCAPFATGTGPDGKAMAAINARCLEGLDLSALKRVPVDGRSY
- a CDS encoding mismatch-specific DNA-glycosylase: MDRTDTTHILPDVLQPGLGLVFCGTAAGKRSAAERAYYAHPGNMFWRALHAAGLTPRLLAPAEYPLLPAYGVGLTDLAKRHVGNDDELPRDAFDIPALRAKIERFAPGVVAFTSKAAARGALGRAAGYGPQPETIGTTRLFVLPSPSGQARGHWDLAPWMALAAFVETVRAASLMADRPFGP